One Alnus glutinosa chromosome 13, dhAlnGlut1.1, whole genome shotgun sequence genomic window, ctccccctcttAAACTCCTGTAGTCCTCATCAGGGCCAAGTTATGCAGCGTTCCAGTACCACATggcctggcgttactaggtggctctgataccatttgtaacgatccaggaaaaagcgctagccagatttgcgctatcactcccaaaaggactagtcaatttgaagctttccttagaatcacttatagAACCAAGTTTTACCTAATAACtaggtaatgtgggacttagcactcataacTATCTTtgtaaaccactcactctatgtgggctactgaTCATCTTCCCAACATGTAACTAGAGTATTACAATTTTGATACAATTTATCAAGATTAAGAGAAAATGTTATCTTATCTATATCTGCAATATCAACTCAAAATTACAATTAACTTGCACCTATACATGATACCATCATAATCCACGCTTGGGACATGCATCATTTAGtttaatatattgtttatgtCTGTCACGGTTGAAAGCAACCGAGCTTGTTTTTTAGGCCACATGCATAATAAGACCATGGTCCATTGACAGCCGTTGAGTTTATGGACGTTTTGGGCATCCAATAGAAATGTCGACACTTGTATTACTAATTATAGGGCTTTCATAGTCTCATAGATATATAGGTTGTAGCCCGCTTTGTATGCAATAAAAAGTATAATGGCTAGAGAAGAGAAATGTACTCCAGCGTGGCGTGCTTTTAAGATGATTTAATGGACAAATGTCAAACCTGTGTATATATAGGACTTATTAATAGATCTATAGGATTGAGATCTGTTGGGTATTATAGAGGTCCAACCGTGCCAATAACTCTTTTGTGGCCGTTTTAAGTTCCACAGACAGAGATGGAAAGAAAAGGTGACTTGGACCACATAGGTGGTGGGAAAGCTAGCAAGGTGATCATTGTGGGTGGTTCAACCATCTTCTTAATCATTAGGGTTATTTGGCCACTTTTATTCGACCTTTAAAGGGGCAGTTTAATCACTCATTTTGATCCCCAAGTTGTTCGAATACATCCAAACTTTGTCGTTACATGTTGCTGAACAGAAAAGTTCGATCACACCAACCTGACTATTAAGGATGGTAAAATCTTCTATGTGATTGAAATGGCCGTAGATCGACCACTCTTAACTGGTTATTGGAAGTGGCTGAACCACTTACTTTAATCACAGGAATGGTTTGATCACCTTCAACGACCACCATAATTTGCGTGCGATGTGAGACATCTTTATCCCCTTTTTCTATGCatgtattattgttttttaagttattcatttaaaataaacaattcaaattaacaaTTGCACTCAATCACCGTCCTTAACTTAATAATTGTAAGGGGAAACTTTACTTAGCTCTCCCTagactttcatcacttttgctaTCTCTttcttaaaattacaattgCTATCTCTTTCTTAAAGTACATATAACTATTGATGGTACTTAACGTCCGAGGTGTCACATAGTCGGTGTAGTTGATTGGTagcataattaattttaaagatattttattttgaaaacaaatccCAAGTCGAACAACTTAATTATGTGGTCACGCATACATATATGATAAAACCTTAGTTTCATGAACATTCGATCCAATAAGAATATCAACATCCAAACATGGAAGTCGCTATGTCATTCCACAATTACAAATATTAACCCCCTTATATGTGGACATGGATCTCTAACCAATAATATTGTAGTATACTTGAAAATAGCACACTTACATGTGATAAGTATGCATTGTACTAATTCATTATCGACCctctttaattatattttcaaatgaaaACTTAATATGAATCAAAGTTGAAGTCCCAATGTCTCAAAAAAGACGCATTTGGAAAAGCTATTTCATAGataaaaagtttgattttaaactaaatcgcagaaaattaattgtttggaattgcattttttaaaacgtagaaaatctacatttttaaatcgcagctCAGGGGGTACTTTTTggaaaaacacataattttaaatcttaaactgcgattttgtcaaacgcttaacatacgcttttaaaaatcattttttcaaatcatactttttaaaatcacaaacctaTATGGACTCTAACTAATCTTATATCAGTTATTCTTTATATTTCATGATCTTTATTAATGTCATAATAAAAAGATATAGGCCAAAATACATATTTGAATATATTCAAAAGACATcgtatataatttatatactaATCGAGCCTGTGTCACACTCTATCATCTATTGGCCAAGACTATTAGAAGCTAAAACCGTATGCTTTTCCATGgctaaaaaacaattatatgaCGTGCTGGGTGATAAAGAATAATGAATAATATGCACACatatataactaaaataaaatatatatatatatatgagaatggTTTATCAAACACACTCAAAAAAGTTGTTTGGTAATTTGAAGAAAagagtatgattttttttttaaaatggtttttttttttctctttttaccaTATAATAAACATGACCATAGAATCAATTTCTATGGTCATGTTTCCTGTGATTTTGAGCCCTATATATATGGGCAAGCTAGGTTGAATTCTTCAAAATACATCAATTTCAGCATGGTCATGTTTTGGGTGATTTCCACAAGTAATGACAAGATGGgttgaagataaaaaaaaattaaaagttgaaaattgaCTCATTCAAAACGCGTGAGTAGTTTGTTTGGTTATGAAATTAGTCCTTTCGTTTTCTTAGACCATGTTTGGACTGTGCCGAAATTCAAGCAGTGGTATTTTTCTGGTCTTTCGGGGAAAAATGTATCCAAGTAAATTATGATCAACAAGCTACGTCATGATGTACATAATCttgactgtttttttttttaaaaaaagaaagcaaacacGTTGCATCATTTGCGCGCCGGTAAAacatttgtttcggcgtaaaataatttttaaaaaataatttcgacattttacggtatttggtaggggcgaaaataatggtcaacgaaatcattttcggtttgaccgtaaaaccttatttaatttttggaaaacgatttgcggttttaaaaaccgtaaatcggttttcgaaattaaactcttcgttctTGCATGCACGTTTGATGTTCggttgtcggaatccggcaatagtCGGATGTCGGAATCTAGGCGGCATCGGAATTCGGCAACATCCGGCCACCGGAAAACTGTCGGCGCTAGAATCCAGAGACATTCGGCcaccgtcgccggattccggctgaccagattccggccgaatctggccaaaatggttgggatccggctggatctggccaaaatggtcgGGACGGCCAGAACAGATCCACTGATCCGGCTGGATTTGGGTGGATTCGgccggatttggccaaaatggccgtgatccagccggatctgaccggatccagAAGAGTCCAGCAGGAATCCGGCCAAACGTgcttgccggaatccggcaacggcgaccggacgttgccggattccggcgatagttgcattttctcattttgtaattttttcgtgcgaaccaaacgccggaaaatattttcgagaaaattattttttttgaaaatgatttcgtcgaaaatattttacgacagaaaccattttacgtcgaaacaaacggagcattaatttcCAAGAGCTTGAGTGAAGCCGGGATGATAATAGGGAGACTTGATAAGTTTTGAGGATCAAGGCGGtgaattttagtgtttttattttttatttttattttattaattaaattaaattcattttaatatttatactatacttttttatttaatatgttagagcaatattttttatttgtaaaatgtattttaatattttaattatttttttttttttaacttattagatatagaatgacttaACACTTGATTCaaagatataaaataataagatttcataaagaaaaataaagagaaaattagaaataagttatataacaattgatttgtaatagaaCATGACGCcgaaaaaattgttggacattgAAGACTTACTGAGggtgtaattctatctattatgcataacacaaacaatgagaatttatgTACTTTGacgatttttcatatttttctaaacattcaattcaaataaacgttggaaaaaaaaattatgcacgttagactaatttcatgaatgtaaaaatgggGCTtgtaaaaagagtaaataagtgGGACTTTCCAAggatttatgaattttttttagactttcaatttgtaattacttttactaTGATTAAGGGTCTTAATTAGAAACTatgtattaaatttttaccatagtagagtcttaaaatttgttttggaaataacatttattgtacaattattaagtgggggccttaattaaagagtattttactatatatatatatatatattgtataattaCTAGTTGGGGGCCTTAGACGACCGCCTAAGTCGCCTAAGGCTCGAGCTGCCCATAGATgatatgtgatataaatgtgaaagtaatttttagatttttgtgtaataactataataaaattagtaaataaaaatataatttttttttaattgggttgGAATTTTTTTATCCAAATAAATTCCTCCAACCTAATCTATTAAGTTGACACATGTTCAAAATAGATGTTATTTTCATGTGcgttttaatttttacatgtatttttaaccaaaCATGTGAGAACACATATGTGCTCaattaaaaatgtatgtgatCGATAATTGCATGCATTTTGAACACATATCGGTTTAATAGGCTAGGTTAAAGGAAACTTTctccaaaaatatttatgtaggagcaaattttatttaatcAGCAAAATGTTGGTGTGTTTGATCAAGTATTATTAGTTACTTGGAAAAGTTGGATCAATAAGCTATTGACTAATGCTGTAAGAAAGTAATGCcctaatttctctctctctctctccctctctctctgtgtatcacAACCCATATGTAGGTCtcaccccaatgtgtcttggggTTGTGCACTAGttatatttttagcatttccctttcGTCTTCCATTGCTTTTGTTGAAGGTGGTCATTTCCTTGAATTAAGATCCCTCCTATCAAGTGTTGTCCTCCAATTGGGTCCTACTTGGgttgccaatatatatatatatacacacgtgAGTCCTCACAATGTGTTTTGGGGTTGTGCActagttgtatttttagcatttctcaagaCGAAAAAGGAGAATTATTAGACTCTCCATAGAAAAGACATCAGGGGAATTAGCCTTGATTTTACGATCGTCATTTCTTAGTGCATCTGAGGATCGTGGGTTAATTAGGCCATTCCTTTTTTGTTGGCTAATTACCGGGTATTGTTCTTCAACTCATCACCTTTACAAAAGACAGATTTTAAGTTTGCttacaaaaagagaaatgacagtttctttatgaaaaaataataaataaattgttagaAAAATTGATACTTTTGAAAAGTTCTTTGTAGTGAGCAATCATATAGTCTGTTTAGATACCATTTAACTAATAAAAAGCTTAAGTATATAGGTATGATCGCTTAATTATGTATCATGTTATATCAATCACTCATACTTAcgacatttttttaataaaaaactcaaatttttcTACGTTCACATGTGTATGCTGAATAATCTCTCTCTTATGTGTGGGTCTAAGCACAAAAGATTGCTAAACATTTAACAAAATACAAGCACAAAATCAtctcaaatatatatagaacCTTAAAATGCCATAATATTAGACTTTAACTTGCAAGAGGAATGATCAGCCTCTTCCAATCGTCATTTCTTAATGCATCTAAGGTTCCCCAACTCATCTCATTTACAAAAGGCATATATTAAAGCATAATggagaaagaaaattttgaatttttcaagaaaaaaaaaaaaaaaacttcggTTCACGTGTCAGTCTTTGTCTCTCCAACAGGTCACTTATAGGCTCCATTTTGACTGTTTCTTCATGAAGAAATAAACGGAAGGATCATGAAAATTTTCCTCCACAAAAATACTataaaaatcacaaataaaGGGCCCCACTCATTGCAGTCAGCAACTATATAGCTAGAGAGCTTGACTGttaagaatttaaaagaaattgaattAATGTCGTGTAGAAGACGCCCAAGAAACCCACTTGAGAAGGTGGAGCCATTGTTTAATTGTGCCCACATGACACTCCATGCTCTCCTATAAATTCACAATCCCCTGCTTTTTCTCCATAGCACTACTTCCCTTCCTCTTCTCTACTCACAGTCATATTCACaaacacctctctctctctaaatatgTGGAAATCCTTTGTAAACAGACGTTCGTGTGGTGGAGTAGAAGAACCAAGGAAACCGGCTCTTAATGCAAAACCCATATACAGAGATGAGTTAGAGAAGAAGGCATCAAAAAAGAAGGTAGAGAAGAAGAGCTGTGTCAGTAGTACTGTTGACAAAAAGGAGTTTGAGAAGAAAAGCTATGGCGTCAGTAGTAGTGCTGACAAAAAGAAGGTGATAACAGTTAAATTGAGGATGACAAAGGAAGAAGCGGCTCGAATGTTGTCAAAGTGCAAAAATGGTGGGTTCCTTGACTTCAAAGACGTAGCACGTGAGCTTGTGAACATCCCACCAAATCGTGTTAATCTTGTGTCCTCTGAAGCTTCAATTCGTCCAGTTCTTGAGAGCATCCCAGAATAGATTTAGATGTATTAATGTTGTTACTATTGCTAGCtagaattcttctcttttcccttttgtttCTGAACATATTCGTTATTTTTTTAGTGGGAGAAGTGATTGAACACTAAACTCAATGAAGGATCTGTAGTGTCCTCCGAAGCTACTACACAATTCGTCCAGTTCTTGAGAGCATCCCAGAAGAGCTTGAGATGTATTAATATTGTTGCTATTGCTAGCCAGAATTCAtctcttttcccttttgtttCTGAACATATTCGTTATTTGTTTAGTGGGAAAAGTGATGAACACTATACTCAATAAAGGATCTGTAGCGTTCATCTCATGGGAGAAATCTGTTTTAGTAAACAAAGACTTGCAGTCAATGAAAcccaaattataaaaatgacaaTTGAAGTTTCCTGAAATACTATAATTTCAACTGTAACAATATTATATATGGTTAACATAAACCAGttataaatttcattttcacCTAAAAAGAAGGACCTCTATCCTATATAATATCATCACAATTAATCCACTTAATGTGAGACTACTTTTTAGGGTGTCACAATTTTCGATCCACTCAAATTCTTGACGCCTTCGTCATAGCCCCTTTCATGCGGCAATGGACAAGTGTCATATGATCGATGTTACTAGGTTGTTTTTGTAACGACTCAAGAAAAAGTGCTAACCAAATTTACATTATCATTCTAAAAATGACTAGTCGATTTGAAACTTTTCCtagaatcatttataaaatctattttcacctaataactagacaatgtgggacttaaaTAGACCTAGATGGTCACTtcacaacaaaaacaatttgTAAAAAGCACTGTGAAACGAACCGAATTAATCAATTTCTATGGTCATGTTTCCTGTGATTTTGagccccatatatatatatatatatatgggcaagCTTGGTTGAATTCTTCAAAATACATCAATTTCAGCATGGTCATgttttgggtgattttcacAAGTAATGACAAGATGGgttgaagttaaaaaaaaattaaaaagttgatAATTGACTCATTCAAAACGCGTGAGCAGTTAGTTTGGTTATGAAATTAGTCCTTTCGTTTTCTTAGACCATGTTTGGACTGTGCCGAAATTCAACCAGTGGTATTTTTCTGGTCTTTCGGGGCAAAATGTATCCAAGTAAATTATGATCAACAAGCTACGTCATGATGTACATAATCTtgacttcttctcttttttttctttttttttttttaaaaaaaaaaacatatataatcttGCCGTGTTTATGATGCATCATTTGctggtaaaacatttactttccGAGAGCTGGCATGAAGCCGGGATGAGAATAGGGCGCgtcgataaattttgaggcttaaAGCGATaagcttaaatatatataatcattctttttatatttaaatattaattaaaataaatttattttaatttttatattagaCTTTTTTacttaatatgtcaattagacaattttcttttatttgtaaaatgtatttttattttttattttttttatttttttaatttttataacttattagatattgaATGACTTAACACTTGATTCAAAGACATGAAATAAGAAgacttaaagaaaaataaagagaaaattaaaaataagttatTTAACGATTAATTTGTAATAGAACATAACGCCAAACAAATTATTGGGCATTGAAGACTCACTAAATGTGTAATTTTATCTATTATGCACtggggcggagggagggggtCGATAGGAGGcaagtccccccccccccctcaactccaaaaaaaactcatttttcacCTCAAGCTTGAGttgaccataaaaaataaaaaataaaaaaataataatataaattttttaaaaataagttttgcGTGAGAGTTGTgatttgccaaaaaaataataaaaaaaaaaaacaaaaaaacaaaaaaaaatgctaagctACGAGCCTACGTCACTACGTGTTACATCATGTGAGCCAAATACtcaagttatttttttaaaaataataaaaaataaaaagttgtggAAAGAGAAAATCCTCAATAGTGTTGACTGACgtacatctaaagaaaatagaCTTAAAAAGTTGATCCTCAATAGTGTTGACTGACgtacatctaaagaaaatagacttaaaaagttgttttttttttttttttttttaacaaagaagcATGTGCTCCTTTCATTTCTAAAAGCCCAGAGGCATTACAGAGATAGAATGTGAGGTACAAGACACCCCAACATTCAGTCAGACACAAATCTGACAAAGCAGTTATctaaacaatacacaaatattacatGAACAACCCTTAAGCACCACCACTACAAATAAGTCCAGTAAGTATTTGTGCACTACAAAGACACTGTGAGACACACAATCGACAAGGGAATATACAAACAGCAcagaaaaaactcaaaacaacaaAGCCACCGTCGGGGAGGAATTCCGACGCCGGAGAGATAGTGCGTGGAGGCCACACGCCATCCCCGGAGTTATCCCTGCACGACCGACCTTCAGAGAACACCGGACAGCACCGAACACAGCCGGAAAAGCAGAACGTGGCCCACACGAGCGGCCCAAGGCGGAAACCACCCTGACGCGTGCAAGCCACGAGCCGAGCAAGGAGGACCCACACGGCCGTGGTTGGCGGCGACTGGACCGGAAGAAGACTGGGAGGCCAGTGGAGGGGCACGTGTCGTGAAGAAACCGGCAACAAACTGTAGATCTGACTTGGAACGCTAGAGacacaagaagaaaaacttcCCCAAGAGCCAACTCTAGATGAGTTTTTCTACCAtaacaactaaaaaaacaaagaaaacaaaccaAAGAAAAGCTCCATAGTCCCAGAGAACTAGGAGGAGATCAGCTCCACTGGAGACAAAAACTAGGGAGAACAAAACTCCCCTAAAACAACCAGGAGAGAACAAAAGCCTCCATAGCCAGAAGGGCTAGGAGGAAAAAACAATTCTCACCGGCCCTTGGAGTCCGTCCTCCCAATGGAAGACTTCAGACTTAAAAAGTTGTTAATGGAgttaatgataataatatagcAGGTATCAAAATTTCgttttttacattaaaataataataataaaaatcatctAAAAAATTTCAGCTTTTATTTACTGCTAATTGTCCACTAAATGAAAGCTTCATCCTCTGACCTCTTACATGTTAAATGGAGCCATGGAGGGAGGGCTCATGTGCCACAAAGTAGGGTACGGTCTTCAGGGGTTGTCTTGGACTGCACATCTTATGTTTATGTTTGCATTTATTATCATGCCagcttaatatattttaaagctTAAGGTAACAAAtttaggtgatttttttttatttaaattagtaattaaataattttaattttaaatgatttatctttttttttttttttttcttcgatgtTTTCCAAATGATATGCAGAATTCATCTATGTCACTagacatttaatttcaacaaataacatattttatgttgagttacatataattctttttatataatagaatttaatttacacaaaacaaaatttatttattttaaaaatgaatttattgaaTGAACTTAcgatatatatttgtttatgaatatatctcatttttgttataattaattttttttttcatttggtagttatatttttttaatatttttaatcaaattttatttaaatttattttttaattatgccCCCCTAAACAAGAATTCTAGCTCCACCACTGATTATGCACAATACAAACAGTGAGAATTTATGCATTTTGaaatcttttcatatttttctaaacattcaattcaaataaacgttggaaaaaaaaattatgcacgttggactaatttcatgaatgtaaaaacgGGGATtgtaaaaagagtaaataagtgGGACTTTCCAataatttatgaatttttttgagactttcaatttataactacttttaccatgattgagggtcttaattagaaattatttattaaatttttaccatattagagtcttaaaatttgttttggaaataacctgtattgtacaattattaagtggtggccttaattaaagagtattttattaactttttactaTATTAGAGCcttgaaatgtttttttgagccttaattttctttttaaatatatatataaatatactgTATAATTATTAGTTGAGGCCTTAGGCGATCACCTAAGTCGCCTAAGGCTCAAGCCGCCCATGGATGATATGTGTTATAAATGTGAAAGTAATTTCGAGATTTTtgtataataactataataaaattagtaaataaaaatatatttttttttattgggttggaatttttttatccaaattaGGTTGGAGGAATTTTCATCCAACCTAATCTATTAAGTTGACACATGTTCAAAATAGATGTTATTTTCAtgtgggttttttattttttacatgtatttttaaccaaaCATGTGAGAACACGTATGTGCTCgattaaaaatgtatgtgatCGATAATTACATGCATTTTGAGCACATATCGATTTAATAGACTAAGTTAAAGGAAACTTCCTCCAAAAATATTTACGTAGGagcaaattttatttaatcAGCAAAATGTTGGAGTGTTTGATCAAGTATtattaaggggtaattacattttcccctcATGAATTACCAATTTTTGCGCAAaacccccacaaactaccaacttaaccaaaatagagcattcaactaccaaagacaacccttttcccccattccgtcagtcaaatgggttaaaacaaacggtcaacgggtcacgtgaccgtcacaagccgttttaccctcattttcttcatcttttccccccatgaactaccaccatcttccaacatgcccccatgtaaaacggcacatgacccgttgactgtttatTTTAACCcttctaactgacggaagggaggaaaatggttgtctttggtagttgaatgctctattttggtcgagttggtagttcataggggcatcgcgcattttttagtagttcatggggggaaaatgtaattatccCTATTATTAATTACTTGGAAAAGTTGGAGCAATAAGCTATTGACTAAAGCTGTAAGAAAGTAATGccctattctctctctctctctctctctctctctctctctctatatatatatatatatatcacaaccTATATATGGGTTCCACTTCCACCCCAATATATCTTAGGTTTGTGcactaattgtatttttagcatttccctttgGTCTTCCATTGCTTTTGTTGAAGTGGTCATTTGCTTTTCTTGTATGGTCCTATCAAGTGTTGTCCTCCAATTGGgtcctactatatatatatgtgtgtgtgtgggggtcATCTC contains:
- the LOC133854646 gene encoding uncharacterized protein LOC133854646, with product MWKSFVNRRSCDGVEETRKPALNAKPIYRDELEKKASKKKVEKKSCVSSTVDKKEFEKKSYGVSSSADKKKFEKKSYGVSSSADKKKVITVKLRMTKEEAARMLSKCKNGGFLDFKDVARELVNIPPNRVNLVSSEASIRPVLESIPE